A single Leptospira barantonii DNA region contains:
- the nusG gene encoding transcription termination/antitermination protein NusG encodes MGTKKWYALQTYSGHENKVQKNIEKLVQQKKLEEKIFQVKIPTMDVAEMKNGKKKVTKRKLMPGYVLIEMDMDDDTRFLIQSLPSVSTFVGSKDGGPEPLSLEEVKNLFSESGDVASEEPVAPKILFKVGDSLKIIDGPFANFTGLVDEIFPDKGRLRVKVEIFGRSTPVELDYLQVKTEN; translated from the coding sequence ATGGGAACAAAAAAGTGGTACGCTCTTCAGACCTATTCGGGACACGAGAATAAGGTTCAGAAGAATATAGAAAAGCTCGTTCAGCAGAAGAAGCTGGAAGAGAAAATTTTCCAGGTTAAGATACCAACCATGGACGTTGCCGAAATGAAAAACGGCAAAAAGAAAGTAACCAAGCGTAAACTTATGCCCGGTTACGTTCTGATCGAAATGGATATGGACGATGATACTCGATTTTTAATCCAGTCTCTCCCGTCCGTTTCGACATTCGTAGGATCCAAAGACGGAGGTCCAGAGCCTTTATCTTTGGAAGAGGTGAAGAACCTCTTTTCCGAATCCGGTGATGTTGCATCCGAGGAACCGGTTGCACCTAAGATTCTCTTTAAAGTGGGGGATTCTTTGAAAATCATCGACGGGCCTTTTGCGAACTTCACCGGACTCGTTGACGAGATTTTTCCGGATAAGGGAAGGCTTCGTGTAAAAGTAGAAATCTTCGGGAGATCAACTCCTGTGGAACTGGATTATCTTCAGGTAAAAACTGAAAATTAA
- the rplK gene encoding 50S ribosomal protein L11 — MAAKKVVKQIKLQVEAGKANPAPPVGPALGQAGLNIMEFCKQFNERSKAQIGLKLPVVITVFSDRSFTFITKSPPAALLVKKAIGLETGSPTPHTHKVGKITRKQLEEIAKTKMEDLNANDIDAAVNIIAGTCRSMGVTVE; from the coding sequence ATGGCAGCAAAAAAAGTAGTAAAGCAGATTAAACTTCAGGTAGAGGCGGGAAAAGCAAACCCGGCACCTCCCGTTGGTCCGGCTCTTGGTCAGGCCGGTCTTAACATCATGGAATTCTGCAAGCAATTCAATGAAAGATCCAAAGCACAAATCGGACTTAAACTTCCGGTTGTAATTACGGTTTTTTCCGATCGCAGTTTTACATTCATCACCAAGTCTCCTCCGGCGGCTCTTCTTGTTAAGAAGGCAATCGGTTTGGAAACCGGTTCTCCGACTCCTCACACCCATAAGGTCGGAAAGATTACTCGCAAACAACTCGAAGAGATCGCCAAAACAAAAATGGAAGATCTCAACGCAAACGACATAGACGCGGCCGTGAACATCATCGCTGGAACCTGCCGTTCTATGGGTGTTACCGTAGAATAA
- the rplA gene encoding 50S ribosomal protein L1 — MQRGKKYKALKEKVDSTKFFNIDQAVELAKSTSYTKFDGTVEIATKVNYKSLQNIRGTISLPHGNGKKVRVLVFCKGDKQNDAKNAGAEFVGDTDLIEKVAGGWTDFDACVATPDMMKDVGKLGPILGRKGLMPKPKAGTVTNDVAKAVTELKSGRVEYRPDKGGVVHLGIGKVSFDNAKLVENIRTVVQTLMRDKPSDAKGDYLKTFSVAPTMGVGVKVDVKELVNTSI, encoded by the coding sequence ATGCAGCGCGGAAAAAAATACAAAGCTCTCAAAGAGAAAGTAGATAGCACAAAATTCTTCAATATCGATCAGGCAGTGGAGCTCGCAAAGTCCACTTCCTATACGAAGTTCGACGGAACCGTTGAAATCGCTACGAAAGTGAATTATAAATCTCTTCAAAACATTCGTGGAACGATCTCCCTTCCTCACGGAAACGGTAAAAAAGTTCGCGTTCTTGTTTTCTGCAAAGGGGACAAACAAAACGACGCGAAGAACGCCGGAGCGGAATTCGTAGGCGATACCGATTTGATCGAAAAAGTAGCGGGCGGTTGGACTGATTTCGACGCTTGTGTGGCTACTCCCGACATGATGAAAGATGTTGGTAAACTCGGTCCGATTCTCGGTAGAAAAGGTCTTATGCCAAAGCCGAAAGCGGGAACCGTAACCAACGATGTTGCAAAAGCGGTAACCGAACTTAAATCCGGAAGAGTGGAATACCGTCCCGATAAAGGCGGTGTGGTACACCTCGGAATCGGTAAGGTTTCTTTCGACAACGCAAAACTCGTGGAAAACATCCGCACCGTAGTTCAAACTCTGATGCGTGATAAACCTTCCGACGCGAAGGGCGATTACTTAAAAACTTTCTCCGTTGCTCCTACTATGGGAGTCGGTGTGAAAGTAGACGTTAAAGAACTGGTCAACACTTCCATCTGA
- the rplJ gene encoding 50S ribosomal protein L10, translating into MANQEKVEAVALLKGKLEEKNNFILACYSGLTVEEITGLRAQLRKEGSEMKVLKNNLFLRALKESGAHKDKNITFGPEYQGPLAAIFAKDNLPTVAKVCKDFAKNNKNLILRAGYMDGSVLDATGVEAIAGLPSREQLLAMIAGGINAPARTIASGMNQIIASLARAIQATAEKKNA; encoded by the coding sequence ATGGCGAATCAGGAAAAAGTAGAAGCAGTCGCATTACTCAAAGGCAAACTGGAAGAGAAGAATAACTTCATTCTCGCTTGCTACTCGGGTTTAACCGTGGAAGAAATCACGGGTCTTCGCGCTCAGCTGAGAAAAGAAGGTTCTGAGATGAAAGTTCTCAAGAATAACCTTTTCTTAAGAGCGTTGAAAGAATCCGGAGCGCACAAAGATAAGAACATCACATTCGGACCTGAATATCAAGGACCGCTTGCCGCAATTTTCGCAAAGGACAACCTTCCAACCGTTGCAAAAGTCTGCAAAGACTTCGCAAAGAACAACAAAAACCTGATCTTAAGAGCGGGTTATATGGACGGTTCCGTTCTCGATGCGACTGGTGTAGAAGCGATCGCAGGACTTCCAAGTCGCGAACAACTTCTGGCTATGATTGCTGGTGGAATCAACGCACCTGCGAGAACGATTGCATCCGGTATGAACCAGATCATCGCGTCTCTTGCAAGAGCGATCCAAGCAACCGCAGAGAAAAAGAACGCATAA
- the rpoB gene encoding DNA-directed RNA polymerase subunit beta, giving the protein MYGQVERKRVNFGKITNLDYLPNLIQIQKRSFDWFLQTDVKDETKRKHQGLEAVFRETFPIESPNNDMIMEYSHYILGDPKRSPQECKDTDATFALPLKAVIRLIIKETGEIREQTVYMGDLPVMTEQGTFIINGAERVVVSQLHRSPGIFFSYDMERDVFSARVIPYRGSWLEFEMDNKGILIAKIDRKKKFPATLLVKSLGHGTNEEVLRLFYSSRKEKIAGATSKDLKKILGRRTINDIINMETGEVMLEAGSKINEDNISILKEMKVKEVELIEFPKGKDNPILINALEKDGVNDYEDAILKFHSLMRQGEPSTIENATTELTRLFFSPKTFDLGDVGRYKINSKFEFNNPKEFSGEKSRVLRPSDIIETVRYILNLFSETENYYPDDIDHLGNRRIRSVGELISNQLKTGFSRVERVIKERMTVQEIETQTPQLLISIKPITAVINEFFGSSQLSQFMDQTNPLAELTHKRRLNALGPGGLSRDRAGMEVRDVHYSHYGRMCPIETPEGPNIGLILSMSSYARVNDYGFLETPYRTVKNGKVTGQIEHLTADKEEYHYIAQASGVIDEKGELKNKLISTRHRGDFPFRNPSEIQYMDLAPLQVVSVSTALIPFLEHDDANRALMGSNMQRQAVPLLREEAPFVGTGMETRAAYDSRICIVNKHDGVVTSVDAETIVVERKGGKESDTYQLTKFKKTNQGTCFNQKPIVGVVHSDLNGKVSKVSKEKIEVTGENGEVKEYVLQIGSKQYSPIVSSGEEVKRGSTLAGQIVTGEKLDEIGNILVKGTVLADGPAVDNGVLALGRNVLAAFMPWEGYNFEDAILISERIVRDDVFSSIHIEEFEIQARETKLGPEQITRDIPNLSDKAFRDLDETGVIRIGAEVKPGDILVGMVTPKGETDLTPEYKLLHSIFGEKAKDVRDSSLRMPNGFEGTVIDIKRFSRENQDELPAGVEEMVKVFVARKRKLLVGDKMAGRHGNKGVVARVMAEEDMPYMEDGTPLDIVLNPLGVPSRMNLGQIFETQLGFAASKLGISFETPVFDGAEETDVDNFCKEANLPLNSKFKLYDGRTGLPFMNEVFCGYIYILKLAHLVEDKIHARSTGPYSLVTQQPLGGKAQFGGQRLGEMEVWALEAYGASHTLQELLTIKSDDMLGRARIYEAIVKGIHSIKPGIPESFNVLVQELRGLALDIIITDSEGNTVDISDYEDEYSKSKKKIKFETIENA; this is encoded by the coding sequence ATGTACGGTCAAGTAGAGAGAAAACGGGTAAATTTCGGTAAAATCACGAATCTGGATTACCTTCCTAACTTGATTCAAATTCAGAAGCGTTCTTTTGACTGGTTTCTCCAGACGGACGTTAAGGATGAGACCAAAAGAAAGCATCAAGGATTAGAAGCTGTATTCCGGGAGACCTTTCCTATTGAAAGCCCCAACAATGACATGATCATGGAATACAGTCATTACATTCTCGGGGACCCGAAACGTTCTCCGCAAGAATGTAAGGACACGGACGCAACTTTCGCGCTTCCGTTAAAGGCCGTCATCAGGCTGATCATCAAGGAAACCGGAGAAATCCGCGAACAAACGGTTTACATGGGAGATCTTCCCGTGATGACCGAGCAGGGAACTTTTATCATCAACGGAGCGGAACGCGTCGTCGTTTCTCAGCTTCACCGTTCTCCCGGTATTTTCTTTTCTTACGACATGGAGAGAGACGTTTTCTCCGCCAGAGTGATTCCTTACAGAGGATCTTGGCTGGAATTCGAAATGGACAACAAGGGAATTCTGATCGCGAAGATCGACAGAAAGAAAAAATTCCCGGCAACCCTTCTTGTTAAATCTTTAGGACACGGAACCAACGAAGAAGTTCTCCGTCTGTTCTACAGTTCCCGTAAAGAAAAAATCGCGGGTGCTACTTCCAAGGATCTTAAAAAAATTCTCGGAAGAAGAACCATCAACGACATCATCAACATGGAAACCGGAGAGGTAATGCTCGAAGCCGGTTCCAAGATCAACGAAGACAATATCTCCATCTTGAAAGAGATGAAGGTAAAAGAAGTGGAGTTGATCGAGTTCCCGAAAGGAAAAGATAACCCGATTCTCATCAACGCTCTTGAAAAAGACGGAGTGAACGACTACGAGGATGCGATCCTTAAGTTTCATTCCTTGATGCGTCAGGGTGAACCTTCCACGATCGAGAACGCTACCACCGAATTGACTCGTCTTTTCTTTTCTCCGAAAACTTTCGATCTCGGAGACGTAGGTCGTTATAAAATCAATTCCAAGTTCGAGTTCAACAACCCGAAAGAATTCTCCGGTGAAAAGTCCCGCGTTTTAAGACCTTCGGACATCATCGAAACCGTTCGTTACATTCTGAATCTTTTCTCCGAAACCGAGAACTATTATCCGGACGATATCGATCACCTCGGTAACAGAAGGATCCGTTCCGTGGGTGAGTTGATTTCCAACCAACTCAAGACCGGATTCTCCAGAGTGGAAAGAGTGATCAAAGAAAGAATGACGGTTCAGGAGATTGAAACACAAACTCCTCAACTTCTCATTTCGATCAAACCGATCACCGCGGTGATCAACGAATTTTTCGGTTCTTCTCAACTTTCTCAGTTTATGGATCAGACAAACCCACTCGCGGAACTGACCCACAAACGGAGATTGAACGCGCTCGGTCCCGGCGGTCTTTCGAGAGACAGAGCGGGTATGGAAGTGCGCGACGTTCACTATTCTCACTACGGTAGAATGTGTCCGATTGAAACTCCGGAAGGTCCGAACATCGGTTTGATTCTTTCCATGTCTTCTTACGCTCGCGTAAACGATTACGGATTCTTGGAAACTCCTTATAGAACCGTGAAGAACGGTAAGGTCACCGGTCAGATCGAACATCTTACCGCGGACAAGGAAGAATATCATTACATCGCGCAAGCATCCGGTGTGATCGATGAAAAAGGCGAACTCAAAAACAAACTGATCTCTACTCGTCACAGAGGGGACTTCCCTTTCCGTAACCCGAGCGAGATCCAGTATATGGACTTGGCTCCACTTCAAGTTGTTTCGGTTTCTACGGCGCTCATTCCTTTCTTGGAACATGACGACGCGAACCGCGCCTTGATGGGTTCCAACATGCAACGTCAGGCGGTTCCTCTTCTTCGTGAAGAAGCTCCTTTTGTCGGAACAGGTATGGAAACCAGAGCCGCTTACGATTCAAGAATTTGTATCGTAAACAAACACGACGGTGTCGTTACATCCGTGGACGCGGAAACGATCGTCGTGGAAAGAAAGGGCGGAAAAGAATCCGATACCTATCAACTTACGAAATTCAAAAAGACAAACCAAGGAACCTGCTTTAACCAAAAGCCGATCGTCGGTGTGGTTCACTCCGACTTGAACGGAAAAGTAAGCAAGGTTTCCAAAGAGAAAATCGAAGTCACCGGTGAAAACGGAGAAGTGAAAGAATACGTTCTACAGATCGGAAGCAAACAATATTCTCCGATCGTTTCTTCTGGCGAAGAAGTAAAACGTGGATCCACTCTCGCGGGACAAATCGTTACAGGTGAGAAGTTAGACGAAATCGGAAACATCCTTGTTAAGGGAACCGTTCTTGCCGACGGTCCTGCGGTTGACAACGGAGTTCTCGCTCTTGGAAGAAACGTTCTCGCGGCTTTTATGCCTTGGGAAGGTTACAACTTCGAGGATGCGATTCTGATTTCCGAAAGAATCGTTCGCGACGACGTTTTCTCTTCCATCCACATCGAAGAATTCGAAATCCAAGCGAGAGAAACCAAACTCGGACCGGAACAAATCACAAGAGATATTCCGAACCTTTCCGACAAGGCTTTCCGCGACTTGGATGAAACCGGCGTGATCCGCATCGGTGCGGAAGTAAAACCGGGCGACATTCTCGTGGGAATGGTAACTCCAAAAGGAGAAACCGATCTTACTCCTGAATATAAACTTCTCCATTCCATCTTCGGTGAAAAGGCGAAGGACGTTCGTGATTCTTCCTTAAGAATGCCGAACGGTTTCGAAGGAACCGTAATCGACATCAAAAGATTCTCACGCGAGAATCAAGACGAACTTCCTGCCGGCGTTGAAGAAATGGTAAAAGTCTTCGTTGCCAGAAAGAGAAAACTTCTGGTCGGAGATAAAATGGCCGGACGTCACGGAAACAAAGGGGTAGTTGCCCGCGTGATGGCCGAAGAAGATATGCCTTATATGGAAGACGGAACTCCTTTGGACATCGTCTTAAACCCGTTAGGTGTTCCTTCGCGGATGAACCTCGGTCAGATCTTCGAAACTCAGTTGGGTTTTGCCGCGAGCAAACTCGGAATTTCTTTTGAAACTCCGGTATTCGACGGCGCCGAAGAAACGGACGTGGACAACTTCTGTAAGGAAGCGAACCTTCCTCTGAATTCTAAATTCAAACTGTATGACGGTAGAACCGGACTTCCTTTTATGAACGAAGTCTTCTGCGGTTATATCTACATCCTGAAACTCGCTCACTTGGTGGAAGACAAGATCCACGCAAGATCGACCGGTCCTTACTCTCTGGTTACTCAACAACCACTCGGAGGAAAGGCTCAGTTCGGGGGTCAGCGTCTTGGGGAGATGGAGGTCTGGGCTCTCGAGGCTTACGGCGCATCCCATACTCTGCAAGAGTTGTTGACCATCAAGTCCGACGATATGCTCGGACGCGCGAGAATCTACGAAGCGATCGTAAAGGGAATTCACTCGATCAAACCGGGTATCCCAGAATCCTTCAACGTATTGGTTCAAGAGCTTAGAGGACTTGCTCTGGATATCATCATCACCGACTCGGAAGGCAACACCGTTGACATCTCCGATTACGAGGATGAATATTCTAAGAGTAAGAAGAAAATTAAATTCGAGACTATTGAGAACGCATAA
- the rplL gene encoding 50S ribosomal protein L7/L12 yields MSTEALLEQIGNLTLVEAADLVKKMEDKFGISAAAPVAVAAAAPAAGGAAAEEASTFNVVLKGFGDKKIEVIKLVREITGLGLKEAKDLVEAGGKSVKEGVSKAEADDLKKKLEGVGAQIELKAS; encoded by the coding sequence ATGTCTACAGAAGCGCTATTAGAGCAAATCGGAAACCTAACCCTAGTTGAGGCGGCAGACCTCGTTAAAAAAATGGAAGATAAATTCGGCATTTCTGCTGCGGCTCCGGTTGCAGTTGCCGCTGCTGCACCTGCAGCTGGTGGAGCCGCCGCTGAAGAAGCTTCTACGTTTAACGTAGTTCTGAAAGGTTTTGGCGATAAGAAAATCGAAGTGATCAAACTCGTAAGAGAAATCACTGGACTCGGATTGAAAGAGGCGAAAGACCTCGTTGAAGCTGGTGGAAAGTCTGTTAAAGAAGGCGTTTCCAAAGCAGAAGCTGATGACCTCAAAAAGAAACTCGAGGGCGTTGGCGCACAGATCGAACTCAAAGCGAGCTAA